The nucleotide sequence GTGCCGCGTCAACCAGCTCACCGACCTGGGGTGGGCGACACGGCGGACGCCCGGCGTCAGCGGAAGGACGGCGCCGCCACGGCCTCGGGGTGCATGCCGACCGTGTGGATGAGGTGGTCGCGCACCTCGGTCGCAAGCGCGAAGCCGCCGGTGACGATCGCACGCGTTTCGCCCGGCCCGTCGCACAGCATCTCGTCGCACCAGGCGCGCACGGCGCGGGCGCCGGCCTCGCCGCGGGCGCACAGCTCGCCGGTGCCGGGCCGACCGCTGCGGTGCGAGCGGATCAGCCAGGTGACGGTCATGCGCATCGGCGTCGCCAGCGGCACGACCTCCGAGGGCTCCCCGACCTCGACGAACACGCGGCCGCGCGCGCACAGCGGGAGGAGCGCGAGTTCGGCCTCCAGCTCGGTGAGCGAGGTCTCATCCCCGACGACCAGGAACTGCACGCGGTCGTCGTGGTGCGCGGTCGAGGCGGTGTGGGTGGCGTGATCGGGACGGTACATCTCGCGATCGAGTATAGGCGAGCCTTACCTAAGCTC is from Leifsonia sp. 466MF and encodes:
- a CDS encoding SIP domain-containing protein codes for the protein MYRPDHATHTASTAHHDDRVQFLVVGDETSLTELEAELALLPLCARGRVFVEVGEPSEVVPLATPMRMTVTWLIRSHRSGRPGTGELCARGEAGARAVRAWCDEMLCDGPGETRAIVTGGFALATEVRDHLIHTVGMHPEAVAAPSFR